In Zobellia roscoffensis, the following are encoded in one genomic region:
- a CDS encoding SDR family NAD(P)-dependent oxidoreductase, translating into MLNQFSLKGKTALVTGCKRGIGKAMAVALAEAGADIIGVSASLEKHGSMVEQEVEATGRKFKAYTCDFGNREALYEFIKEVKGDFPKIDILVNNAGTILRAPAVEHSDEYWDKVIEINQTAQFVLTREIGKEMVARGEGKIIFTASLLTFQGGITVPGYAASKGAIGQMTMAFANEWAGKGVNVNAIAPGYISTDNTEALRNDPDRSASILSRIPAGRWGKPEDFAGPIVFLSSDAAAYMSGVTMLVDGGWMGR; encoded by the coding sequence ATATTAAATCAATTTAGCCTAAAAGGTAAAACCGCTTTGGTAACGGGTTGCAAAAGAGGAATTGGAAAAGCTATGGCAGTTGCCTTAGCGGAAGCTGGTGCGGATATCATTGGGGTCAGTGCTTCTTTGGAGAAGCATGGTAGCATGGTAGAGCAAGAAGTTGAAGCTACAGGTAGAAAGTTTAAAGCCTATACTTGCGATTTTGGGAATAGGGAGGCATTGTACGAATTCATTAAGGAAGTGAAAGGCGACTTTCCAAAAATCGATATTTTGGTAAATAATGCAGGGACAATCCTAAGAGCTCCAGCGGTTGAGCACTCAGATGAATATTGGGATAAGGTAATTGAAATCAACCAAACGGCACAATTTGTATTAACGCGTGAAATTGGTAAGGAAATGGTAGCTCGTGGTGAGGGTAAAATTATTTTCACGGCTTCATTGTTGACCTTCCAAGGAGGTATTACCGTACCAGGTTATGCAGCAAGTAAAGGAGCTATTGGTCAAATGACAATGGCGTTTGCAAATGAGTGGGCCGGAAAAGGAGTAAATGTAAATGCAATTGCTCCCGGTTACATCAGTACGGATAATACGGAAGCCTTAAGAAATGACCCAGATAGATCAGCATCTATCCTATCTAGGATACCGGCGGGAAGATGGGGTAAACCTGAAGATTTTGCAGGACCTATCGTGTTTTTAAGTTCAGATGCGGCGGCTTATATGAGTGGTGTTACCATGTTGGTAGACGGCGGTTGGATGGGTAGATAA
- a CDS encoding zinc-dependent alcohol dehydrogenase, which produces MKATVYKGNKTFSVIEKEIEQPAKGDVRIKVAYSGVCGTDVHIYHGMMDKRVEMPQTIGHEMSGVIDAVGEGVEGYEVGDKVVVRPLDDRKVKASDKGFNHICEELKFIGIDSPGSMQQYWNVPSFVLHKLKAETDLKLAALIEPLSVATHDVRRSGLVAGETAVVLGGGPIGLLVAMVAKDVGANVIISEVNEKRIAKAESMGLHAVNPMKVDLVEYVKEKTDNRRADVVFEVAGVQPALDIMCEVAGIRGRILMVAIHGEKKPVDLFKFFWKELSLIGARVYEKEDYEKSIELITANELPFEDMITDVQPLTKIQQVFENIDNNPDGMKVLMDCQQ; this is translated from the coding sequence ATGAAAGCAACAGTTTACAAAGGAAACAAAACGTTTTCTGTAATAGAGAAGGAGATTGAGCAGCCTGCAAAAGGTGATGTAAGAATAAAGGTAGCCTATTCCGGTGTATGTGGTACGGATGTGCACATTTATCATGGTATGATGGATAAAAGGGTAGAGATGCCTCAAACTATTGGCCATGAAATGTCCGGTGTCATTGATGCTGTCGGAGAGGGGGTTGAAGGTTACGAAGTTGGAGACAAGGTTGTGGTTCGCCCACTGGATGACCGTAAGGTTAAAGCTTCCGATAAAGGGTTCAATCATATCTGTGAAGAATTAAAATTCATTGGTATTGATAGTCCAGGTTCAATGCAACAATATTGGAACGTGCCATCTTTTGTTCTTCATAAGCTAAAGGCTGAAACCGATTTAAAACTGGCGGCTTTAATAGAGCCATTATCGGTTGCCACACACGATGTTCGCAGAAGCGGATTGGTTGCAGGTGAGACTGCCGTTGTTCTAGGTGGTGGACCTATAGGTCTTTTGGTAGCTATGGTGGCCAAAGATGTAGGTGCAAATGTTATTATTTCGGAAGTAAACGAAAAGCGTATTGCCAAAGCTGAATCTATGGGGTTACATGCTGTAAACCCAATGAAAGTGGATTTAGTAGAATACGTAAAAGAGAAAACGGATAACCGTCGTGCAGATGTGGTTTTTGAAGTAGCTGGCGTACAACCTGCTTTAGATATTATGTGCGAAGTAGCCGGTATTCGTGGTAGAATATTAATGGTAGCTATTCACGGGGAAAAGAAACCAGTAGATCTTTTTAAATTTTTCTGGAAAGAGCTGAGCTTAATTGGTGCTCGTGTGTACGAGAAGGAAGATTATGAGAAGTCAATTGAATTGATTACGGCTAACGAACTTCCTTTTGAGGACATGATTACGGACGTACAACCGTTGACCAAAATTCAACAAGTTTTTGAAAACATAGATAATAATCCAGATGGTATGAAGGTACTAATGGATTGTCAACAATAA
- a CDS encoding glycoside hydrolase family 117 protein encodes MKSTNDCDDKVTFTPEQIDHLGITDTNHLSAASKRALKWPTDLGNEWFIQFGPLQPLKGDLAYEEGVVRRDPSAIIKENGKYYVWYTRSTGPTQGFGGDIETEKVFPWDRCDIWYATSEDGWTWKEEGPAVTRGEKGAYDDRSVFTVEIMKWEDKYYLCYQTVKSPYNVRVKNQVGLAWADSPNGPWTKSEEPILSPADNGIWKGEEQNRHLVEKKGDFDSHKVHDPCILPYNGKFYLYYKGEQMGEEITFGGRQIRHGVAIADNPKGPYVKSPYNPISNSGHEICVWPYDGGIAALITTDGPEKNTIQWAPDGINFDIKSVIPGVNAHAIGLNRTADVEKEPTEILRWGLTHVYNSGDYQSIMRFSSERKTSHVAKGEKK; translated from the coding sequence ATGAAATCTACCAATGACTGTGATGATAAGGTGACATTTACTCCAGAGCAAATTGATCACCTCGGTATTACCGATACCAATCATTTGAGCGCAGCTTCAAAAAGAGCATTAAAGTGGCCAACGGATCTAGGTAACGAATGGTTCATTCAGTTTGGTCCGCTTCAACCTTTAAAAGGAGATTTGGCTTATGAGGAAGGTGTCGTTCGTCGTGATCCTAGTGCCATTATCAAAGAGAACGGAAAGTACTATGTATGGTATACAAGAAGTACTGGGCCCACTCAAGGTTTTGGAGGAGATATAGAAACTGAAAAGGTATTTCCTTGGGATCGTTGCGATATTTGGTATGCTACTTCAGAAGATGGCTGGACGTGGAAAGAAGAAGGGCCAGCGGTTACTCGTGGTGAGAAAGGTGCCTATGATGATCGTTCTGTTTTTACGGTTGAAATCATGAAATGGGAAGATAAATATTACCTATGCTACCAAACCGTTAAATCTCCATATAACGTCCGTGTAAAAAATCAGGTTGGTTTAGCATGGGCTGACTCTCCCAACGGACCTTGGACAAAGAGTGAAGAGCCAATTTTGAGTCCTGCGGACAATGGTATATGGAAGGGCGAAGAGCAAAACCGTCACTTAGTTGAAAAGAAAGGCGATTTTGACAGTCATAAAGTTCACGACCCTTGTATTCTACCATATAATGGAAAATTCTATTTGTACTACAAAGGAGAGCAAATGGGTGAGGAAATCACTTTTGGAGGAAGACAAATTCGTCATGGTGTTGCCATTGCGGATAATCCTAAGGGGCCTTATGTGAAATCACCATATAACCCAATAAGTAATAGTGGTCATGAAATTTGTGTTTGGCCTTATGATGGTGGTATAGCGGCATTGATTACTACGGATGGTCCTGAGAAGAATACAATTCAATGGGCTCCAGATGGTATTAATTTCGATATCAAGTCTGTTATCCCTGGGGTTAATGCTCATGCTATTGGTTTAAATAGAACTGCGGATGTTGAAAAAGAACCGACGGAAATTTTAAGATGGGGCTTAACACATGTATACAATAGTGGCGATTACCAAAGTATAATGCGGTTTTCGTCTGAGAGAAAAACATCTCATGTGGCAAAAGGTGAGAAAAAATAA
- a CDS encoding helix-turn-helix domain-containing protein — protein sequence MRQDELEVSSLNIYDREFLNRISIYMEENMSDDTYWVDDLSYDMNTSRSTFFRKLKKLTGYAPKDYMRNMRLTRAAELLENGQLRIAEVSYQVGFSDPNYFSKCFRRFYGTSPSDYSVLSSAS from the coding sequence ATGAGACAAGATGAATTAGAAGTTTCATCACTTAATATATATGATCGGGAGTTTTTAAATCGAATCAGTATATATATGGAAGAGAACATGTCTGATGATACCTATTGGGTAGATGATTTGTCTTATGACATGAATACGAGTAGGTCTACTTTTTTTAGAAAATTAAAAAAGCTTACTGGGTATGCTCCCAAAGATTATATGAGAAATATGAGATTGACAAGAGCCGCTGAATTATTAGAAAACGGACAGTTGCGTATAGCAGAAGTGAGTTATCAAGTGGGGTTTAGCGACCCTAATTATTTTAGCAAATGTTTCAGAAGGTTTTATGGTACTTCACCATCTGATTATAGTGTTTTAAGCAGTGCCAGCTAG
- a CDS encoding RagB/SusD family nutrient uptake outer membrane protein, which produces MKNNIFANSFAILILVLISSCSEDFLNEEPVGTVNEVTLVSEEGINGLLIGAYSLIDGYSSNGSPNGGTGEASGTNWIWGDVPSDDMHRGDTNGGWSQINDIERYEVQSDNEWLSGAWGINYDGVARSNDVLRVLGTAGDVISAEMTDQIEAEAKFLRAWFHFQLRIKFEKVPYITEDVDAVLVKNDREIWDDIEDDLQFGIDHLDSAPSEVGRASQWAAKALKARVHLFQSEFAEAKPLLDNIIEEGPFQLEPHFYNNFDEEHQNNGESIFEIQYSVNDGAGVHNSGVDHQTLYPNVEGLGYSYSAPSFDLFNAYKVEDNGLPLLDSFQDDLLLEDYQVSDTEEFTPTSQLLDPRVDWTIGRRGIPFLDWGPMSGSDWMSDQLNMGPFMNKKNMFYKRNRGVISTESGYWAPGVNGNNFRLLRLGHVLLWRAEVAVEENDLPTAVALVNQIRQRAADDIVMGKVSNTTFEEGNPIIVDDSEPAANYKLGLYDSFPSVEYARMAVRHEMRLEFALEGMRFYDLVRWGIADSTLNNYLSSELKDNKLPWLSGSSFTSGKNNYWPIPQVQLDLQPGVLTQNSSL; this is translated from the coding sequence ATGAAAAATAATATTTTTGCAAATAGTTTTGCCATCTTAATTTTGGTTTTGATATCCTCTTGTAGTGAAGACTTTCTTAACGAAGAGCCTGTAGGTACAGTAAACGAGGTGACACTTGTTAGTGAGGAAGGTATAAATGGGTTGCTTATAGGAGCTTATTCTTTAATTGACGGATATTCTAGCAATGGTAGTCCAAATGGTGGTACGGGAGAAGCTTCTGGAACGAATTGGATTTGGGGAGATGTGCCTTCTGATGATATGCATAGAGGAGATACTAACGGAGGTTGGTCTCAAATTAATGACATAGAACGATACGAGGTACAATCCGATAATGAATGGTTGAGTGGTGCCTGGGGTATTAATTACGATGGAGTGGCACGCTCTAATGATGTTTTACGTGTTTTGGGTACGGCTGGAGATGTAATATCAGCTGAAATGACTGACCAAATTGAAGCTGAAGCTAAATTTTTACGTGCATGGTTTCATTTTCAACTAAGAATTAAATTTGAAAAGGTTCCATATATCACCGAAGATGTTGATGCGGTTTTGGTTAAGAATGATAGAGAAATTTGGGATGATATAGAAGATGATCTTCAATTTGGAATTGATCATTTAGACTCAGCACCATCCGAAGTTGGTAGAGCTTCACAGTGGGCAGCAAAGGCATTGAAAGCCAGAGTTCATTTGTTTCAGAGCGAATTTGCAGAAGCAAAACCACTTTTAGATAATATTATTGAAGAGGGTCCTTTTCAATTAGAACCTCATTTTTACAATAATTTTGATGAAGAACATCAAAATAATGGTGAGAGTATTTTTGAAATTCAATATTCTGTAAACGACGGAGCAGGTGTACATAATTCCGGCGTTGATCACCAGACTTTGTATCCAAATGTTGAAGGGCTGGGCTATTCTTATAGTGCACCTTCTTTTGATCTTTTCAATGCCTATAAGGTAGAAGATAATGGTCTTCCATTGTTAGATAGTTTTCAGGACGACCTTCTTTTAGAAGATTACCAAGTTTCAGATACAGAAGAATTTACACCAACCAGTCAATTGTTAGATCCTAGGGTTGATTGGACTATTGGAAGAAGAGGTATCCCATTTTTGGATTGGGGACCAATGAGTGGAAGCGATTGGATGTCTGATCAATTGAACATGGGACCTTTTATGAATAAGAAGAACATGTTTTATAAGCGTAATAGAGGTGTAATTTCCACTGAGTCTGGTTATTGGGCTCCAGGTGTAAATGGTAACAATTTCAGGTTGTTAAGGCTTGGTCACGTGTTACTATGGAGAGCGGAGGTTGCAGTAGAGGAAAATGATTTACCTACAGCTGTTGCATTGGTAAATCAGATAAGACAGAGAGCGGCTGATGATATTGTAATGGGTAAAGTATCCAATACTACTTTTGAAGAAGGTAATCCTATCATAGTAGATGACTCAGAACCTGCAGCAAACTATAAATTAGGACTCTACGATTCTTTTCCTAGTGTAGAATATGCTCGGATGGCGGTAAGGCACGAAATGAGATTAGAATTTGCACTTGAAGGAATGCGTTTCTATGACCTAGTAAGATGGGGAATTGCAGATAGCACTTTAAACAATTATTTGTCTAGCGAATTGAAGGATAATAAGCTACCATGGTTATCTGGCAGTTCTTTTACTTCTGGCAAAAATAACTATTGGCCAATACCACAAGTACAATTAGACCTTCAGCCAGGCGTGTTAACTCAGAACTCTTCGCTTTAA
- a CDS encoding SusC/RagA family TonB-linked outer membrane protein: MKSLEFIKMGACLSIFFLFSSYVSAQETITGTVSDPQGPIPGANILIEGTSIGTQTDFDGNFSIEASSTDVLVISYLGYATQKVNVGNKTILNISLSADQQQLDEVVVIGYGTRSKGTLTSAVATVDENYLEQQPVSNVSKALQGSASGVTTISASTPGGDAEVRIRGMGTINNNGPLWVVDGVQGAQSPPPGQIESIQILKDASSTAIYGARGANGVILVTTKTGKKNQAVKLDISVKTGMSFSDAKYDIMTDPQLIGEMLWLELENDGLPQTNPHYGSGATPVLNEYLYPNGGVSGAANVNPALYDQVNYPITKSNPQGTDWLDEIYQHGLIQNYDLSLMGGSEKTSYSFQAGFLEENGILKNTSFNRISFRSNVDSNPFEWLNIGQRLGVTYGETKGWGGNNSHNNLFNQLYLASPLVPVRDIAGNWAGGVVGGANINDGPNPVGFLDRLKNNSNKKYNITGNIYAAIEPVKNVTIKTLLGYDVDLLNNFAPSFAAWEQDTGAKSTTLNESSANETRWNWTNTFNYKNTFGENHSVDFLFGMESSRITYRTISASRQEYLSDDINFLVLDAGASNQLNNGSGFASTLFSYFSRINYDYAKKYILDLTVRRDGSSRFGAENRYGIFPAASLGWVASKENFLSGTEDWLSYLKFRASWGQSGNDQIGNYNRFTTYESDPGSSYYAIGGSDNTISQGYQSLAIGNPDAKWETTTSTNIAFDATLFRKLDLSVDFWKKDTEDMLFPVAIPQVVGDVIEPSVNIGAMSNKGVDISLSYRTSALDDWFTLNMSTTFTAYKNEVTKLSDNGNEFLQGFPTRQQIYTRTEVGRAFPEYYGYVVDGIFQTQGEADAHATNGTYNEPGNLKIRDVDGDGEITPEDRTYIGNPHPDFTAGFRLGMGFGNIDVSATLYASVGNDLANYTSRFTKYGLFEGPNSPERLYNSWGSPYLEDNNDATLPKASTSTSFEQNASTLYIEDGSFLRIQNLQLGYTLPDELIEKLHLKHMKLYVIGSNLFTFTKYSGLDPEISAKRENGVPQEIDRGVDVGTWPISKQIMLGLNISL; the protein is encoded by the coding sequence ATGAAATCTTTAGAATTTATTAAAATGGGAGCTTGCCTATCCATTTTTTTCTTGTTTTCGAGTTACGTCTCGGCGCAAGAAACTATTACTGGAACTGTTTCTGATCCACAAGGACCCATTCCTGGGGCCAATATTCTAATTGAAGGAACATCAATTGGAACTCAAACCGATTTTGACGGGAATTTTAGTATAGAGGCATCATCTACTGATGTTCTTGTTATTTCTTACCTTGGTTATGCCACACAAAAAGTTAATGTGGGGAATAAGACCATTCTTAATATTAGTCTATCCGCCGATCAGCAGCAACTTGATGAAGTTGTGGTAATTGGTTATGGAACTAGAAGTAAAGGTACATTGACTAGTGCTGTAGCTACGGTAGATGAGAATTATTTAGAGCAACAACCGGTGTCTAATGTAAGTAAGGCGTTACAGGGTAGTGCTTCTGGTGTTACTACAATTAGTGCGTCTACTCCTGGTGGAGATGCGGAAGTACGAATTCGTGGAATGGGTACGATAAATAATAATGGCCCGCTATGGGTTGTTGATGGTGTTCAAGGAGCGCAATCGCCTCCTCCTGGGCAAATAGAATCCATTCAAATATTAAAAGACGCATCATCTACTGCAATTTATGGGGCCAGAGGCGCCAATGGTGTTATTTTGGTTACTACGAAAACTGGTAAGAAGAATCAAGCGGTTAAGCTAGATATCAGTGTGAAAACGGGTATGAGTTTTTCGGATGCCAAGTATGATATCATGACGGATCCTCAATTGATAGGAGAGATGTTATGGTTGGAGTTAGAGAACGATGGTCTGCCACAAACTAATCCTCATTACGGAAGTGGTGCAACACCGGTTCTTAATGAATACTTGTATCCAAACGGAGGCGTTTCAGGTGCGGCCAATGTTAATCCTGCTTTGTATGACCAAGTAAATTACCCTATTACCAAATCAAATCCGCAAGGAACGGATTGGTTGGATGAAATATACCAACACGGTTTAATTCAGAATTACGATTTGTCATTGATGGGGGGCTCTGAGAAAACCTCCTATTCCTTTCAAGCGGGTTTTCTTGAAGAAAATGGTATACTTAAGAATACATCATTTAATAGGATTTCTTTCCGGTCTAATGTTGATTCTAATCCTTTTGAATGGTTGAATATTGGTCAGCGTTTAGGGGTTACTTACGGCGAAACCAAAGGTTGGGGCGGCAACAATTCACATAACAACTTATTTAATCAACTTTATTTAGCTAGTCCGTTGGTTCCTGTTAGGGATATTGCTGGAAACTGGGCTGGTGGTGTTGTTGGTGGTGCTAATATTAATGATGGTCCTAATCCTGTAGGTTTTTTGGATAGGCTTAAAAATAATAGTAATAAAAAATACAATATTACCGGAAATATTTATGCGGCGATTGAGCCTGTTAAAAATGTAACCATCAAAACTTTGTTGGGTTATGATGTGGATTTGTTAAATAATTTCGCACCTTCTTTTGCTGCTTGGGAACAAGATACGGGTGCTAAATCTACTACTCTTAATGAAAGTAGTGCCAATGAAACGCGTTGGAACTGGACAAATACCTTTAACTATAAAAATACATTTGGAGAAAACCATAGCGTAGATTTTCTTTTTGGTATGGAATCTTCAAGAATAACGTATAGAACTATTTCTGCATCTAGACAGGAGTACCTTTCTGATGATATTAATTTTTTGGTATTGGATGCAGGTGCTAGTAACCAGTTGAACAATGGTAGCGGATTTGCGTCTACATTGTTTTCATATTTTTCTAGAATTAATTACGACTATGCAAAAAAGTATATTTTAGACCTTACTGTACGGCGTGATGGTTCTTCTCGTTTTGGTGCTGAAAATAGATATGGAATCTTTCCAGCCGCATCTTTGGGATGGGTAGCGTCAAAAGAGAATTTTTTAAGTGGTACCGAAGACTGGCTCAGTTATTTAAAATTTAGAGCAAGCTGGGGGCAGTCGGGTAATGATCAAATCGGGAATTACAATAGATTTACTACATATGAGTCGGACCCTGGATCATCTTATTATGCTATTGGTGGATCGGATAATACAATTTCTCAAGGATATCAGTCATTGGCAATTGGTAACCCAGATGCAAAATGGGAAACTACTACATCTACAAATATTGCTTTTGATGCAACTTTATTTAGAAAATTGGACTTGTCCGTAGATTTTTGGAAAAAGGATACCGAGGATATGTTGTTTCCAGTGGCAATTCCGCAAGTTGTGGGTGATGTAATAGAACCTTCGGTAAATATAGGGGCTATGTCAAATAAAGGGGTAGATATATCACTTTCGTACCGTACTTCTGCATTAGATGATTGGTTTACCCTTAATATGTCAACCACGTTTACGGCTTATAAAAATGAGGTCACTAAACTTTCTGATAACGGGAATGAGTTTTTACAGGGATTTCCAACACGTCAGCAAATCTATACTAGAACGGAAGTGGGAAGAGCTTTTCCGGAGTATTATGGTTATGTAGTTGATGGTATTTTTCAAACACAAGGTGAAGCGGATGCACATGCTACAAATGGCACTTATAATGAACCGGGTAATTTAAAAATTAGAGATGTAGATGGGGATGGAGAGATTACTCCAGAAGATCGTACTTATATTGGCAATCCACATCCAGATTTTACAGCAGGTTTTCGTTTAGGTATGGGATTTGGAAATATTGATGTTTCGGCAACACTTTATGCTAGTGTAGGTAATGATTTGGCGAATTACACAAGTAGATTTACCAAATACGGACTTTTTGAAGGACCAAATAGTCCGGAAAGATTATATAACTCATGGGGAAGTCCTTACTTAGAGGATAACAATGATGCTACTTTGCCTAAAGCATCTACTTCAACTTCATTTGAGCAAAATGCTTCAACACTTTATATAGAGGATGGTTCTTTTCTACGTATTCAAAATCTACAACTGGGGTATACGCTACCGGACGAACTAATAGAAAAGTTACATCTTAAGCATATGAAATTGTATGTAATTGGCTCAAATTTATTCACGTTTACCAAATACTCAGGGTTAGATCCTGAAATTAGTGCGAAGAGAGAAAATGGCGTTCCACAAGAAATTGATCGAGGGGTTGATGTGGGTACTTGGCCAATATCCAAACAGATCATGCTAGGATTAAATATCTCATTATAA
- a CDS encoding IclR family transcriptional regulator, with protein MKKAKVELKSTYNVPNLERGLSIIELLATRTKGLTLAEITETLSITKSSAFRIVSTLIFKNYLQKNETTKKITLSRKMLTLGISSMNEQSLVEHSIDVMRALRDELKESVMLGVLLGSTGTILEQVPSSHPVKLFVEPGTQFDLHSSVGGKCILAHVAGDEADEKLRGKTLTKFTENTITSKKDFKTVLKQVKEIGYAVDNSEDIQGINCVGAPIFNEYGYPVAALWITAPYGRLPESEFDAKGKIVKKYAMQISIKLGYLTH; from the coding sequence ATGAAGAAAGCCAAGGTAGAGCTAAAATCAACTTATAATGTTCCAAATTTAGAAAGAGGTCTTTCTATAATAGAGTTGTTGGCCACTCGGACAAAAGGATTGACCTTGGCGGAAATTACCGAAACACTTTCTATTACTAAGTCAAGTGCTTTTCGCATTGTAAGCACATTGATTTTCAAAAATTACCTTCAAAAAAACGAGACAACCAAAAAGATTACCCTTTCTAGGAAAATGCTCACTTTAGGTATTTCTTCTATGAATGAGCAAAGCTTAGTTGAGCATTCCATTGACGTAATGCGGGCGTTGCGAGACGAGCTCAAGGAGTCTGTAATGCTTGGGGTTCTCTTGGGGTCTACGGGTACTATTCTTGAACAGGTACCATCTTCACATCCTGTAAAGCTCTTTGTGGAACCAGGCACTCAATTTGATCTTCATAGTTCTGTGGGTGGTAAATGTATCCTTGCACATGTTGCAGGTGACGAAGCAGATGAAAAGTTGAGAGGAAAGACATTGACGAAATTTACCGAGAATACCATTACTTCAAAGAAAGACTTCAAAACGGTGTTAAAGCAGGTAAAAGAAATAGGGTATGCCGTTGATAATAGTGAGGACATACAAGGTATAAATTGTGTTGGTGCACCTATTTTTAATGAATATGGCTACCCCGTTGCGGCACTTTGGATTACTGCACCCTATGGCCGTCTCCCAGAATCAGAATTTGATGCTAAGGGTAAGATAGTTAAGAAGTACGCCATGCAGATTTCTATCAAATTAGGTTATCTTACTCATTAA
- a CDS encoding tetratricopeptide repeat protein encodes MMQRLKNTGIIALIFLFFFPFGKVAAQETSEEELKAEIFFDTAKKLRRNNPESALILLEAKHTEFLKEGDTLNAVKALLEMPYIYGQHVDYTKSYDTLWYALFLADKANNDELKASVYNWLGRLYSFFKRKEEALEYLKRSLEINRKLVEKSQLKKTDLVWNYYLLSATHRVLNQPDMHKVYLDSCFLNYAPTSKQLPMPYLHFEKAFQKHVENENKEALDLLKKVEPWFVENRPSYLVLVYSDMGDVYNELSEFTESEFFYAKALETSEKYDSHVDFSSLVHGKLANLYESLGQYDKALQNQKKAREIDAQFFDGRTVINQNLLEIKDEFRIEKEKQEQLLQAQRLEKLEQADEISMLQRVILLGSLVFLVIIGIIYFKYMRSQHLAEKRLIRRNKQLEIKKGKELLALKNKELAVSALKMVEKDEFLNEIADRLKGAEDATDKPEIKQVLKSISHNRNDNWDEFRLRFTAVNEDFYNKITSLYPKLSQADQKICALIKLNFSSKEMARLLGISVESVHTTRYRLRKKMKLERSVNLEEYISSL; translated from the coding sequence ATGATGCAACGACTAAAAAATACAGGAATAATTGCTTTAATTTTTCTTTTTTTCTTTCCGTTTGGAAAAGTAGCTGCTCAAGAAACATCAGAGGAGGAATTAAAAGCTGAAATATTTTTTGATACGGCTAAAAAATTACGACGGAATAATCCAGAAAGCGCGCTTATTTTATTAGAGGCAAAGCATACAGAGTTTTTAAAGGAAGGAGACACTCTAAATGCTGTAAAAGCATTGCTGGAGATGCCATATATCTATGGTCAGCATGTAGATTATACAAAGTCTTATGATACGCTATGGTATGCACTTTTTTTAGCGGACAAAGCAAACAATGACGAATTAAAGGCATCCGTTTACAATTGGCTGGGTAGGTTGTACAGCTTTTTTAAACGGAAAGAAGAAGCATTAGAGTATTTAAAAAGATCTTTGGAAATCAACCGTAAATTGGTTGAAAAAAGTCAGTTGAAGAAAACGGATTTGGTATGGAATTATTACTTGTTAAGTGCAACCCATAGAGTGCTGAATCAGCCGGATATGCACAAAGTTTATTTGGATAGTTGCTTCCTTAATTACGCTCCTACGTCTAAGCAGTTGCCAATGCCGTATTTACATTTTGAAAAGGCCTTTCAAAAACATGTGGAAAATGAAAATAAGGAGGCCTTAGATCTTTTAAAAAAGGTAGAGCCTTGGTTTGTTGAAAACAGACCCTCCTATTTAGTTCTTGTTTATTCAGATATGGGAGATGTGTATAATGAATTATCAGAATTTACCGAAAGTGAATTTTTTTACGCAAAAGCTCTGGAAACATCCGAAAAGTATGATAGTCATGTAGATTTTTCTTCATTAGTGCATGGAAAGTTGGCTAATTTATATGAGAGTTTGGGGCAATATGATAAAGCCTTGCAAAATCAAAAAAAAGCAAGGGAAATCGATGCTCAATTTTTCGATGGTAGAACGGTTATTAATCAAAATCTATTAGAGATTAAAGATGAGTTCAGGATAGAAAAGGAAAAACAAGAACAGTTATTGCAGGCACAACGTTTGGAAAAATTAGAACAGGCGGATGAAATTTCTATGCTACAACGTGTTATTTTGTTGGGGTCTTTAGTTTTTTTAGTAATAATTGGCATAATTTATTTTAAGTACATGCGGTCTCAGCACCTAGCAGAAAAACGATTAATAAGAAGAAATAAGCAGCTGGAAATTAAGAAAGGGAAGGAACTTTTGGCTCTAAAAAATAAAGAACTTGCCGTGTCGGCCTTAAAAATGGTTGAAAAAGATGAGTTCTTAAATGAAATTGCGGATAGACTGAAAGGAGCTGAAGACGCTACGGATAAACCGGAAATTAAACAGGTCCTAAAATCTATATCTCATAACAGGAATGATAATTGGGATGAATTTAGATTAAGGTTTACAGCTGTTAATGAAGATTTTTATAATAAAATTACTAGTTTGTACCCAAAGTTAAGTCAAGCAGATCAAAAAATTTGTGCTTTAATTAAACTTAACTTTTCAAGTAAGGAGATGGCTAGACTTTTGGGTATTTCTGTTGAATCGGTTCATACTACTCGCTATAGATTGCGAAAAAAAATGAAATTAGAGAGGTCCGTCAACCTAGAAGAGTATATTTCATCTTTGTAA